In Phreatobacter aquaticus, a single genomic region encodes these proteins:
- a CDS encoding ABC transporter permease has product MSIASAIARRAGRRAISSLPALFGVVVFTFLLMRVLPGDPAIFFASGPNAGQAEIQMIREQMGLDKPIPQQLLLYLRDIGTGNLGRSMTTGQTVMADLVNRLPASLELTFTALLLALSLALPLGILAALKPNSLVDHGVRFLCSLGVCVPTFVSGLLLIYAFYYILGIAPDPTGRIDVFASQPPRLTGFLLIDSALAGDWDAWYSAASQLVLPASTMALFVLAPLARMTRASMLAVLTSDFVRTGEALGLSRKRVVLVYALRNALLPVLTIMGIVFSTMLGANVLVEKVFSWPGVASYALDALLSSDYAPVQGFVLLMATIFVMVNLTIDVLYGLADPRITIE; this is encoded by the coding sequence ATGAGCATTGCATCCGCCATTGCACGGCGCGCGGGACGACGAGCCATCTCGTCGCTCCCGGCGCTGTTCGGCGTTGTCGTCTTCACCTTCCTGCTGATGCGGGTGCTGCCGGGTGATCCGGCCATCTTCTTCGCCTCCGGCCCCAATGCCGGCCAGGCGGAGATCCAGATGATCCGCGAGCAGATGGGTCTCGACAAACCCATCCCGCAGCAATTGCTGCTCTATCTGCGCGATATCGGTACCGGCAATCTCGGCCGGTCCATGACGACCGGGCAGACGGTGATGGCCGATCTCGTCAACAGGCTGCCGGCCTCGCTGGAACTGACGTTCACGGCGCTGCTGCTGGCCCTGTCGCTCGCCCTGCCGCTTGGCATCCTGGCGGCGCTCAAGCCGAACTCGCTGGTCGACCACGGCGTCAGGTTTCTCTGCAGCCTCGGCGTCTGCGTGCCGACCTTCGTCTCCGGCCTTCTGCTGATCTACGCCTTCTATTACATCCTCGGCATCGCCCCCGATCCCACCGGCCGCATCGACGTCTTCGCCAGCCAGCCGCCCAGATTGACCGGGTTCCTGCTGATCGATTCCGCCCTCGCCGGCGACTGGGACGCCTGGTACTCGGCGGCCAGCCAACTGGTGCTGCCTGCCTCCACCATGGCGCTCTTCGTGCTGGCCCCGCTTGCCCGCATGACGCGCGCCTCGATGCTCGCCGTGCTGACCAGCGATTTCGTGCGCACCGGCGAGGCCCTCGGCCTGTCGCGCAAGCGCGTCGTGCTGGTCTATGCGCTGCGCAATGCGCTGCTCCCCGTGCTCACCATCATGGGCATCGTCTTTTCCACCATGCTCGGCGCCAATGTGCTGGTCGAGAAGGTGTTCTCCTGGCCGGGCGTCGCCTCCTATGCGCTCGATGCCCTGCTCTCCTCCGACTATGCCCCCGTCCAGGGCTTCGTGCTGCTCATGGCCACCATCTTCGTCATGGTGAATTTGACCATTGACGTGCTCTACGGCCTGGCGGACCCGAGGATAACAATCGAATGA
- a CDS encoding ABC transporter permease: MIAALRHTGWILRGNPVTMVASIGAALLVLIAILGPWIVPFDPTASDVPNSLQGPSARHWFGTDQLGRDVFSRVVVSTRLDLAIAASAVTLSFAIGAMVGAFCGYIGGGLDRWVGRFVDVLMAFPLFVLAMAMVAALGNRVENIVYATAIINLPFYIRFARAEVNVRRSSGWVEAARASGNSHVRVVLLFLLPNVLPAMAVQISLNLGWSILNAAGLSFIGLGVKPPTPEWGIMVAEGARFITTGKWWLVVFPGSALMVAVLCFNLLGDGLRDILDPRMRT, from the coding sequence ATGATCGCCGCCCTTCGCCATACCGGCTGGATCCTGCGCGGCAATCCCGTGACCATGGTGGCCAGCATCGGAGCAGCGCTCCTGGTGCTGATCGCCATTCTCGGTCCCTGGATCGTGCCGTTCGATCCGACCGCGTCCGATGTGCCGAATTCCCTGCAGGGTCCGAGCGCCCGCCACTGGTTCGGCACCGACCAGCTCGGCCGCGACGTGTTCTCGCGGGTCGTCGTCTCGACCAGGCTCGACCTTGCCATCGCCGCCTCCGCCGTCACGCTGTCGTTTGCAATCGGCGCCATGGTCGGCGCCTTCTGCGGCTATATTGGCGGCGGGCTCGACCGCTGGGTCGGCCGCTTCGTCGATGTGCTGATGGCCTTCCCGCTCTTCGTGCTGGCCATGGCCATGGTGGCGGCGCTCGGCAACCGGGTGGAGAACATCGTCTACGCCACCGCCATCATCAATCTGCCGTTCTACATCCGCTTTGCCCGGGCGGAAGTGAACGTGCGCCGCAGCTCCGGCTGGGTGGAGGCCGCCCGCGCCTCCGGCAACAGCCATGTGCGCGTCGTGCTGCTGTTCCTCCTGCCCAACGTCCTGCCGGCCATGGCCGTGCAGATCTCGCTCAATCTCGGCTGGTCGATCCTCAATGCCGCCGGCCTCTCGTTCATCGGCCTCGGCGTCAAGCCGCCGACGCCTGAATGGGGCATCATGGTCGCCGAGGGCGCCCGCTTCATCACCACCGGCAAATGGTGGCTGGTGGTCTTCCCCGGCTCCGCCCTGATGGTGGCGGTGCTATGCTTCAACCTCTTGGGCGACGGACTGCGCGACATCCTCGATCCCCGGATGCGCACATGA